One window of the Lytechinus variegatus isolate NC3 chromosome 3, Lvar_3.0, whole genome shotgun sequence genome contains the following:
- the LOC121410616 gene encoding uncharacterized protein LOC121410616, with the protein MYSAKSVTTVQNKTSTTCTGSKPLHHGSTSGKTDPCSSTLSATHRELDISRYFFSQQKLSKKHKLTDNVVKVNLPRERTAKNVPKKAQVATRKSKVVLVYEQLVDPNCKLEALFLKSVLPIFEETNEIHHVPR; encoded by the exons ATGTACTCTGCAAAAAGTGTAACGACTGTACAGAACAAGACGTCTACTACATGCACAGGTAGCAAACCACTCCATCATGGTAGTACTTCTGGGAAAACAGATCCCTGTAGTAGTACACTTAGTGCAACTCACAGAGAATTAGACATTAGCAGATATTTCTTCAGTCAACAAAAACTTAGTAAGAAACACAAACTCACAGACAACGTAGTGAAAGTAAACCTACCAAGGGAAAGGACAG CGAAGAATGTTCCTAAGAAAGCACAAGTGGCTACAAGGAAATCCAAAGTTGTGCTGGTTTATGAACAGTTAGTTGACCCAAACTGCAAACTTGAAGCCCTATTCCTCAAGTCTGTCCTGCCAATCTTTGAAGAAACCAATGAA ATTCATCATGTTCCTAGGTGA